TTCTCGAGCCCTCTGCGATTGGCCTAGCGACACCCGGATCCTTTGAAACTTGGTGAAGTCCAAAGCCAAATGCGCTCAAGGCTGTTACAACACCCAACGCTTGGAGCGTTCGCCGCAGTCTGCTTGCGCGTCTTTGCGGACTTAAAGCATCCCCGCGAGCCGGATGCTTCGCGCTCAATACTTCTTGTGAAACTGAAGGTGGTTCTTTTCCTTCTGACATGTTTTTAATATACCTAAATACCTACAAAAACGCTAACTACGTTCCCCGTTACCTCTAAAAGCCCTCGCTCGAATTTAAATTCCAAATCGTCTCCGTCATGAACAATAACTTTATCCGAAATGAGTGAAATAAAATTTTCATGCATCGGCAAAATGTCAAAAGGGCCAACCTTGTTAAAGCCAGAAACAGCCGTCGCCTTACCGTCGTAAAGTGGCCCGGAAGCGGAAACAATTTTGACTTTCAGTTCTTGTACATTTGTCATCTTAGGCCCGCAGCTTGCGAGGACCGCAAGCTCTGCTTATTTTAGACCCGCAGATCTACATAGTAGATCAAGGATCGCAAGTAAATTTATTTACTTATCTAAGTCGGCAAGACTACCCACTCCTAAAAACGCCTCATCTTCATAGTGATCAAGTTTGCCTGTAATAATCCTGTAGACTTCTTCGACAGTCTGTTCACGATCAACGTACGTTCCATGTTTACCCGTAAACTCTTGAATAACGAAAAAGTTCTGAGTCATATAGTTTATTAATTTTTTAGCCCTATGGTAAACCAGTCTGTTTTCGGCTGATAACTCGCTGTCCCCAACAATAGAAACAATCCTTTCCAGCTCTTGCTGGAGTTTAAGAATTCTTTGCGCTTCCAAAGCCGTATCGTAGTGGAATTTTCCAACTAACGTTGGCTCAAGTATTGCTGAAGACGAGTTACTAAGGTCAATTGCAGGATATCTTCCTTCTTCCGCGATCTCACGCGACAAAATAACAACAGAATCAAGGTATGGAAAGGCGCTTTGCACTCCCTGATCGGTAATGTCGTCGGAAGGAACGTAGATCGCTTCAACCGAAGTAATCGACGCGTCCTTAGTCGAAGCTATCCTTTCCTGAAAAGCAGCCATTTCGCTGTCCAAAGTAGCCTGATAACCATCTTCCGAAGGAATCTGGTTCATTTGCGTCGCCAGCTCGTTTCCAGCCTGAACGAATCTGTAAACATTATCGACGAAAAAAAGCACGTCTTGCTTCATAACATCACGGAAATATTCCGCGATAGTCACAGCCGAAAATCCGACTCTGAAGCGAACGAAGGCGTTTTCGTTCATCTGCCCGAAAACAAGCGCTACGTTTTGAAGAACTTTGTTAAACTCCAAAAGGTCGTAAAGTTCCTTTCCCTCGCGACTACGCTCGCCTATACCCGAAAAAACAGATATACCCTTATGATATATTGCGATATTGTGAATAAGCTCGGTCAGTAGCACGGTTTTGCCAATCCCTGCTCCACCTATAAAACCAATTTTGCCTCCCCTCGCGACTGGCGCGAAAAAATCAACCGCTTTAATGCCAGTTTCAAAAACTACCTTTTTATTCGTAATTTGTGAATATTGCGGAGACAAACTATAGATAGGCGCCTTTATTTTTGTCTTGATTTCGCCCTTTTTATCAACCGGGTCACCAAAGACATTAATAATCCTGCCCAAAGTTTCGCGGCCGACAGGCACCTCGATCGTTTTACCACTATCAAAAACTCTTGCGCCTCGATATAAGCTGTATACGTCGCTCATCACAAAACAAACGATATTTCCGCTCGAAGAAACACCCACTACTTCCATTAAAGTGTTAGGGTCGTCTTCCAAAACCAGAATGTGATGTTCCTTAGGCTTCTCATCGAAAAACTCTACCTCACAAACCTGCCCGTTCACGGAGACTACACTACCCCAAACATCACTAGAATTTTCTTTAACTTCTGATTTTTTCATTTTGTCCTTTATATTTCGAGTCATTGCGAGAAATACAAGCTCTTATTTAAGGTGACATCCTTGCTTGCCCGCCTTCGAAGGGAGTCCTCGAAAGTCTTCGACTCTGAGGGACAAGCCCTCATCGCTCAGACTCGAAGAGGTGTCCTACCTTTAGGCCCGCAGACTTTTAGTCGAGGACCGCAAGGAATTTAAAAAATTCCTTAAATCTAAAAGTATTTCCCTAAGTATTTAAGGTCTCACCTTAAAGAAGGATGAGACCTTCCCCATGTTCCGTTACTTTTCCCATAAGCTCATACCCGCGAACATTGAAAGCATTTTATTGTTTTCTTGCTTTCTTTTGTTTTTAATCTCTTGCCTTCTGCTATTTTTTAATAATATATCTATCTTCTGTCCGGCTTCATCCATAAGTGTGGTCCGAGCAGAAAACCTGGCCAGCATTGAATCGAGCATCTTTTCCTTGAAAAAAGTTCCTATTATTTGACCCTCAAAAAATTTAAGAACATCGTAAGCTGAAGGTTCAAAAAGAAACTTTTTTGTGCGCGGCGCTACTTGATCTACTTTAGAACTTCCAGAAATATCATCTATCTGGGGAACTTGCCTTAAAACTGAAACAAAGCTGGGATAAACAACCAAAATCCTTTCGTACGAAGAAATATAGCGGACAACTGGTCCCAGGGACTGATCGCTCAGGCGATAATCATCCATAGCAAAAAAGTTGAAGTCAAAAATGGGCTTTTCCGATTCCGCGAGATACCTGCCAATATCTCCCAAAATAACTTTGTCACAATGCATTCGTGAAGCTACATCTCGATAAACTTTGTAGGATTGAAAAACAACATTACCCAGTAAGCCTTGATTGCCAGAAATTAAAACGACAACAGTTTTTCCGTTACGCTTAACGAGCGCAAGCTCTGCCTCCCGTCTCTTTTTATCACCAACGAGTGCCAAATGTTCAAAGTAAGCAGCTTTTGCTTCAAAATAAATCCGCGCTACACCATCTAAAAAGTCGCGCGTGCTAAGTACGTCGCGCCTGATCTGCTTCATTTTAGAAAGTGCCAGGTCTTCATACGTACCCGTTATTAAACGCAGCGAATAGAGCCGGCTTAAATCTGTTTTTAAGTCCTTTTTATACCGCATAATGCCTCCAGCGCGCCTTTGTTATCAAATACAACCTTTTCAAATCTTCGAATTGAACCTAAGTCAATACTAGTTTCAAGTTCTCGCGTCAGTTTATTAACTTCCCCCTTGACGTAGGCTTTGTAAATAACATCTTTGTGAGCTCTGATATCAGAAGGACCAAAACCATCCCAAAAGCTGGAAAATAACATTTGCACGAAAAGCAGTTGCAGAACCCGCGGAACAACAACATCTCCTCGTTGCTCAAGAATTGCCATCAGCTTTTCGCCCTCACTCAACGACTTCTGAGTCGATTCAAGAAGTTCAACACCAAATTTGGCAACGTCTTGAGCTTTACCGTAATCAAATAGAATGTCCCTGACCTTAAAAGAAATCTCCCGCTCAATCGTCTTCAGCGTTTGCCTTCCCACCCTGGTTACAGAAAGTCCAACGTTTATTGCTGGTCTCAAACCCGTTTGAAATGTGTCGACGTCGAAAAACAAATGACCATCTGTCATTGAAATCAAGTTCGTTGAGATATAACCTGTAAAATCACTCCCTACAGTCTCTACAACAGGCAGACATGTAATCGAAGCCGTTTTACCCTTAATCTTTAAAGTAAGAGTCTCGCTATCCGCGCTTTTTGAAGAAAGCATAAACCTTCCCGCCCTCTCCATAAGATGTGAATGCAAATAAAAAATATCCCCGGGATAACCGTCACGACCAGGCATTTTTTTAGAAAGAATAGAAAGCTCTCTGAAGTATTTTGCGTGTCTTGAGATTTCATCGAGTACCAAAAGCACGTCAAAACCCATATCCCTAAAGTACTCTGCTATAGAAAACGCGGTGAAAGGAGCAAGATAAATAAGACTAGTGGGAAGAGAAGCTGGCGCTGCCACAACAACTGATTTAGAAAAGGCGCCGAGTTTGGAAAGTCTGTCGACCACGGAGGCAAGATCGCTCTTCTTTTTACCTATAGAGGCGTAAACGCAAACTGTTCCCAGAGCCGTTTGTCTGGCAATTACCTGAAGCAAGAATGTCGTCTTACCCACTTTTTGATCACCAATAATCAACTGACGTTGACCCTTACCTAAAGGTAACAAAAGATCAACTAAGGTAACACCCGTCTCCAAATTCTGGTTAATCCTTACTCTATCGATGATAGGTGGAACAGTCGAATCAGGATATCGTTCCTCAGTGCTTGCCAACTTCCCGCGACCGTCTATTGGTTCCCCAAAAACATCGACAACCCTGCCCAAGCTATTTTTGGAAACCTTAACCTTGAAAGTTTCTTTTGTTCGCACAGCAGAAGAACCAATACTGACACTCTGACTATCGAGAAGAAGAACCCGCGTTTGTGTAGAAAGTATCGCGTTAACAATCCCAATTTGCCCAGTCTCGAAAACAATTTTCTCCCACACCTTAGCTCCCGGCAGTCCCTCACACATAACCAAAACGTTATTAGCAGAAACCACCCTGCCTACCTCTCCAACACTTTTTAAATAACTCTCAAAAGATGTCATGAAACTTTTGGTTTTGAAAATACAATTTTAGTTAGTTACGTTTCGACCCAGAACTTCCGTTGTGAGTCTCGAAGAAAGTGAAAAATCGCGGAAGTGATCATTTGCGATAATTTGAACACCACCAATTATTTTTCTATTGACTGAAAGGTCTATCAGGATATTTTCGCCCATTTCGCGGTCTAACCATTTCTTTACTTCTGACATGAATTTTTCGTCTGGCTCAAAACCAAGTGTCAGTGAGACAATTGTCCTGCCTGCCAAGTATTTTTTGAGTTCGCTCAACCTCTCACTAGTTTTTGACCTAGAAGTGCCCTGATCGGACAATACTCGCATAAAATCCTCAACCTCTTGCTTCGTGTTCATGGAATCGAGCTTTACGGTATCATTCATTATTCACCTCACCCTTATCAACGCTTTTACCCACGGCCGCGAAAATTCCTTCACCTTTTGCCCTCTCGAGAGCATCCCACACCAAATCTTCGTGCTCCTCAATCCTGATCGCCCGATTTAAAACCTCTTTTGATACATCTTCGACAATTTGCGCAACCTGTTCGTCAATCTTTTCCATCTGAGCTTTCTTGTACTCATCTATTTCCCCTTGAGCACCAGACAGAGATTTCTCTAAGATTCCTCTAATTTCTCTCGTTATCAAATCTTCCTGCTCAAGAGTATGCGTTGAAAGTGATTTAATCTGGGCTGATATTGCCTGCTTGAATTCGCGTGTGTGCTCACTTGCTTCTCTCTCCAGACTATCCTTATAGCCAGACAAGAGTTGCGATAGCCACTGTGTCGCGAGCTTCTCAACGTACTCATTTATACCCTCTTTAATACCCTCCTCTGCCCGAATACTGCCCTTGGTGATTCCAAGCATCTTAGAAACCCTAAAATAAAGAAAAAATCCGACAAAAATACCTAAGAGATTAAGTACCGCTAGCGTAGCTAAAAATATGTATAACAAAGTAAGAGTGTCCATGGACAGTTTAAAATAATTTTAAATTTAAAATTTCTAATTTTTAATCAATTTTTCAATGTTTTAATTTTGAAATTTTAGAATTAAGACATTCATTAAAAATTAAGAATTGAGAATTGAAAATTAATCTTATATTCACACAAAATATATTCGGGGTCAAATACAAAAGGAGTCTTAACCTAAAGCAATAATCGCGATGGAAATACCAAAGCCCGCGATTGTCAAAAGCGCGACAATCACACCATTAAAAATCATTCCGCCAATAATCGTTCTTCGAGCCAGCGGATTTCTGCCAATCGCCTCAAGCCCACCCCTCATAAACCTCAAGAAAGAAACAGAAGCAATAATAAATGTCACTATACCTATAAGAGCAGCAGCGATGGCTCGCAGCACAAGCGGGA
The window above is part of the Candidatus Curtissbacteria bacterium genome. Proteins encoded here:
- the atpD gene encoding F0F1 ATP synthase subunit beta, which translates into the protein MKKSEVKENSSDVWGSVVSVNGQVCEVEFFDEKPKEHHILVLEDDPNTLMEVVGVSSSGNIVCFVMSDVYSLYRGARVFDSGKTIEVPVGRETLGRIINVFGDPVDKKGEIKTKIKAPIYSLSPQYSQITNKKVVFETGIKAVDFFAPVARGGKIGFIGGAGIGKTVLLTELIHNIAIYHKGISVFSGIGERSREGKELYDLLEFNKVLQNVALVFGQMNENAFVRFRVGFSAVTIAEYFRDVMKQDVLFFVDNVYRFVQAGNELATQMNQIPSEDGYQATLDSEMAAFQERIASTKDASITSVEAIYVPSDDITDQGVQSAFPYLDSVVILSREIAEEGRYPAIDLSNSSSAILEPTLVGKFHYDTALEAQRILKLQQELERIVSIVGDSELSAENRLVYHRAKKLINYMTQNFFVIQEFTGKHGTYVDREQTVEEVYRIITGKLDHYEDEAFLGVGSLADLDK
- a CDS encoding F0F1 ATP synthase subunit gamma, with amino-acid sequence MRYKKDLKTDLSRLYSLRLITGTYEDLALSKMKQIRRDVLSTRDFLDGVARIYFEAKAAYFEHLALVGDKKRREAELALVKRNGKTVVVLISGNQGLLGNVVFQSYKVYRDVASRMHCDKVILGDIGRYLAESEKPIFDFNFFAMDDYRLSDQSLGPVVRYISSYERILVVYPSFVSVLRQVPQIDDISGSSKVDQVAPRTKKFLFEPSAYDVLKFFEGQIIGTFFKEKMLDSMLARFSARTTLMDEAGQKIDILLKNSRRQEIKNKRKQENNKMLSMFAGMSLWEK
- a CDS encoding F0F1 ATP synthase subunit delta, producing MNDTVKLDSMNTKQEVEDFMRVLSDQGTSRSKTSERLSELKKYLAGRTIVSLTLGFEPDEKFMSEVKKWLDREMGENILIDLSVNRKIIGGVQIIANDHFRDFSLSSRLTTEVLGRNVTN